The sequence atttacatgcttccatctcccacttctgctcggtgacagctcgtacttttccactctactttttctccccccctggcgctcacagacacataactatggcgttatttttgtgccagtattctgagcgcacgtaaaaaaaactttgcaggtgcaagtgtcgcattttgaggagaaatttattttgagtgaagaaaagctaaatttgagtgaacaaaattcattgctgcgtgcaaaaaaatgtatttcagtgtttgctattatccatacgcacacacaatagcagcccctcttgctcagtttttgcatttgcgcttgcCCTCAATGTGTTGCTTGCTCTTTCAACTtttctgcccgtgcgcgctcaactctttctgtacaccattatatttgtgccacaaaaccagccaatcacagtctTGGATGCAAGTCTGTTTTGGTCACCAATCAGCTcaaaatgacgaaatgcaatatcccagaatccattacgtccaaaactcaaacaaggcagtggcagaggaacacagagtggcggagtttgaaatattactctttctgggtcacaaaataaacttttacgatattttcaggcaagaatagtgctgtgtaaacttgaaatatctgcttgatttatcaagacatcacatatttgcataagtgctctaatgttttcggagatgcctgttacccactagctgaccgcatagctggactggccattggggCATTTGCCcagtgggccgatggtgatttttcatttttatggaccaggcgaagcagaagctgaggctggacggactcctcgggccccccagctgacaaAGTGAGATGCTGGCTGGGTTCACATAACATCTTACAGTTATCAGTCCAGAAGCAAACAGGCGTTAGATGTCCTGAGGCAGGGGCCAGTTCATTTACTTCAAGACTCATGTTGGCTGTCATAATAGgctcaaaaaacagaaagcccTGTGTCTACATTCCTCCTTTCAGTCTCAATCAATGACTTATCTTTATGGCCCAGATAAGCTGGGTCAGCCACAGGGAAAACAAGGATTACAATATTACCCACAAAAACATGACTTAAACCTTCATGGATAAGCTCCTGGGCAAACATGAAATATTCAGGTATGAATCTAGTTGATGAGAACTGAACAGCATGATAGTGGTAATGGTACATTGACTTGGGACCATGCTTGAGGTGGACTGTAACTCAAGGGTGTTATGTAGAGTGTATAGAGAAATGGGTACAGATAGTGCTGTGCTAGCACCCTTAGCTGAGACAGGTGACATTTCAGGCTGTGTGCTGGTGGTAACATTATCCTTGGAACTCAAAACCTTTTCTAATAATGtgctcacagaaacacaggagAATTGTGTCAAGTTAACTCCGTGAGGGGACACCACATGTTCATTAACAGTAGAATTGTATCCCCTGGTCTCAGCCTCCCCTGGTTTCTGTGGGCGCCCGTgttagcagtgtccaagcgttttgtcccccccccctctttcatTCCacgccccccctgcaatggctctgcgccccccccctagggggcggcccccacactttgggaaggtctggcctaacatatgaaacaggaaagaccGTCGTGTAGTCCCTTTATTTtagcaaagtaactgtattctgaataccacctttttaaacggtaactgtaacggaatacagttacatgtattttaaatacgtaacggcggcaCATGTATTCCGTTGCTCTCCAACACTGTTCCCCCTTGCctctgtgttaacacacacctgaatgatcCAGACTAGAAAACTGCCAAAACTGCCAGTGATCACTGCAGTGTAGTTTATTAGCAGCACCAGTTGGTATTAAACCTTTTAATTTCCATGGAAAACATGATTTAGTGTCattcatctgaggttgtatttaaagggcaaataaaacatgaaagacATAAAAGAATAAGTTACTGCTACCGAAGATGCTGAAGAGGCTAactctttttctgtttattagGCCAGAAAAACTGGACTTAATTGGGTTACTGAGTATGTGCATATACATTTGAGTCCAGTGCTCTACTGAGAAATATGTATCATATATTTTCTATTTCATTACTTTTACAGGAACCAACTAAATTTCATCACAGAAGAGCTAAAAGACCCATTCAGGTAAAAACAGGCCTTAAAGAGACTCTAGTGTTAAGCAATAACTCACAAggcattgaattttttttaaaatactttttcttttgttgattAATTTCAGGGACTTGCCACTGGCGATTGTTATTGGGATTCCTTTGGTTACTGTGTGCTATGTTTTGGTCAATGTTGCTTACTTCACTGTTATGACCACAACTGAACTGCTTTTGTCTCCAGCGGTTGCTGTGGTAAGGATAACACTGGTCAATAAGCATCTTGCTACTGGGATTCACTCACCTATACTTTAACAAATGTTTACTTAGTGACTGCAAATCTGATAATCATTTTTATCTAGCTAGTAATATTAGTTTTTAGGTATGATGTTTCAAGTATTTGACAGTTACAGTAACTGGATAGAAAGGATGATGTGTTTcagaatttaagaaaaaaagtttggttTCGAGAAAAGTGAAGACAAAATCAAAGaaggtttatttttgtgttgatcCTGAAAAAGCTGCTGACTTCTCAGCTTGCCCAGCCTAAGTCACCATTAATGTGAGATGGACACGCTTGTAAAATGGAAACAGCTAAGTTTTCTCTGAGTACAAAACAAGCTTTCTGCAACAATAGCTGACTGCAGGGTCAAGACAACTGTAATGTAAAGGATGGATGCAAACAACCAAGGAGCTTTATTACAACACTGTCTGTAATAAAAGGAAGAGATTGTATTACTTTTTTGGTGGGAGATAGGAAATTAGACATAGTGATATATAATATTGATATTAAAGTGTCAAAATCAAGCTTCATATCTTGAATTACTGTAAATAACATGACAATTGTAAATGAGCATAATAGCCCCTTGTTTTCACACCTTGTATTTTCTGAAACattagtttgtatttttttagacTTTTGGAGACAGAGTCCTTTACCCAGCATCTTGGATTGTTCCTCTCTTTGTTGTCTTCTCAACATTTGGTTCTGCCAATGGAAGCTGCTTCACTGCTGGCAGGTAAAAGAGACATCTATTACATATTGCATGTCATGCTGATAGTTTGGCATAATCTAGATTATTTCTGTCAGTACCTTTAGAGCGGTTTGAAGTGCATATTTatgtatgtgtaaaaatgaaacaatatcTGAAAATGAAAGTTAGAATCCTGAAGGGGATGGAAcgaaaaagcaaataaaaaaatacaacaaatttatagcaaaaagaaaaaaattaataatgtaAACCTAATGTTTTTTGCTCTACAGATTGGTCTATGCATCTGGCAGAGAAGGACACATGGTGAAAATCTTATCCTACATTAATGTGAAACGCTACACTCCTGCTCCTGCTCTTATATTCAATGTGAGTCTTACGCATTAATGACTCATTTTGTATGCATTCTATTTGGCCTCAGATGATCAGCCATCTATTGTTTAAAACGTTATATGTCCTTTCACGGTGTGTTGATTACAGATTGTAAAAGTTTTAAATGAGCCCAAAAACCAGTGTCATTTCAAGTCCTATAAATTTTACATGGATTCTCAGATAAACAATACACTGTGTTGTTTCACTACATGGCATTTCACTGTttaatttttctctgttttaggGTGTTTTGGCTATTTTCTACATTATTCCAGCAGATATCAACACCCTCATTAACTACTTCAGCTTTGCTCAGTGGTTTTTCTATGGGCTGGCAGCACTGGCTCTCATAGTCATGCGCTTCACTAGAAAGGACCTGGACAGACCAGTTAAGGTGAGCCTAGTTTATCTTTTATGCTGTTTGGCACAAAAgatcattttattcattttgatgCCTTGTTAATTTGGATTGACAAACCACATCATACAAAAAATGACCACAATCAAGCCTTGAGAtgaggatttattttatttattttaacaatacCTAGTTAACAGAATAGTTATGATCAGTAATAGAAGGTCAAATATATACTTGATTTTAGAAaattttatcagttttttagaaaacatttctaTCTGTTTTGACTCGTCTATGCAGTCAACAgtaatttctgttttatttgttagtCAGCCATATTTAGCTTTTGTCTCAAAATGTAGTAGtaaaagttattatttttaagtgttACATCAAATATTAGACAATCAAATACATTAATCAAATACTTCCTATGTACTTCTCTGTTCCCTTGAAGATACCGGTGGTCTTAGCAGGCATCATGGTCCTGGTGTCCTGCTACCTGGTCTTGGCACCCATCATTGATCAGCCAGAGCTGGAATACCTTTACTGTACCATCTTCATCTTCAGTGGTCTTATCCTTTACTACCCATTTGTCTACCGAAAAGTGAACTGGGGGCGCAAAATCATGAGTAAGTTTatatttttgactgtaaaaatttaaaatatatatgttgAGAAGTATGTAGAATTATATGATCAAATATTGATATGAAATGATGATTACTTAAGTGCTTGTGTTGATTTGACCTCTAACTTCTGTTTCCTGATAGGGCCCATCACTATGCATCTCCAGCTGCTAATGGATGTAGCTCCTCCTGAGAAAACTGAATGAGAAGGGATAACGCGTTTCGGTGTCTACGGGGTAATGAAAAATGCTCTGTCTAGTtttggaaacaggaagtgtgcCTAAAGGCTTAGAGACACATTTTAGAGCTCACTTCTCTGCAAAAGTaggatgaaatgaaataatttaaatttGTTGGTTCAGGGCTCAGAAATTGTGTTTATATAGAATGACTGCAGGATACAGTGGGAGTATCTGCAGGATATTCCAGAAGTATATGACATATAAACTAAAAACAGATGAAAGGGTACGCTTTcatctgtttttacttttaaaaattatatactTGTgaactatacacacacacacgtacacacacacaatacacatACATATTCGGGGTGCAACAATCCATGTATCGTTATTGAACTgtttgatacagtgctttcggttcggtacgcatatgtatcgagcaatacaaaatgttttatttattttatcaactttccttctgacgatgctgtctgtgttgagcgctcagtggatctgcgctcgacttCTCTGCCTAGGCTGTACTGTctagcgcagatccactgagcgcagcgcaagctagtgagacagaagctaagcgcGTTGCAACATGGCtactgcctcaacgctacctgaaattgaacctcccccaccctcattcagatctggtgtttgaaactgttttggttttcatgtgaggtatgaccctgaaggtaagcgcgtcatggacaaaagtaaaacaatatgtcagatgtgccatgcaatgctcaattacattggtgggaactagtgcgttagcgcagttagctcgatAACGTGTTGACGCCATCCAGCCCGACGCACGGAGttactcgttaacggagatttgcctcGTTATgccgttaacgtcattttaacgggattaacgctgacagcactagtgggaacacagcgaatatgactgcacatttacgccgacatcatcctagtgcaaagacaagtggaagcagacaaaaacaacaagcacgcatgctacaaactttacctgaGTCATTTAGACCAGCGGTGCCCAACCTccgggcctcggaccagtaccggtccgtgaatcgtttggtaccgggccgcgagagttgaggctcatgtgtgaaatgtatgggtttcagggtttttattggttttcagcgtttttttttgttatcgtttttatcgttaactcggttttcctgggtcttttcatgtgtgttatgaataaatcttcttttttcggtactggtactagttttattttgttgtatttatccgcgacaccttaaaggccggtccgtgaaaatattgtcgggcataaaccagtccgtggcgcaaaaaaggttggggaccgctgatttagacagccgttagcacatgattctccttatggggacctgatatgtttaatatgctgctgagagtataccctagaagaagcgtatagtacagtttttattttggaaagagccatttctctgtaataaattctcttttccaaagatgagtgatttctcgatcagatagattaattttttttattactttgtttcagcaacattaaatttaaaaactgtacctttgagttaaaatatatattcataattttaataaatgacaaattaaaaaagcatgaacatttttttgtatcgaaaaaatatcgaaccgtgaattttgtgtatcgttgcacccctaatacacacacacacacacacacacacacacacatatatcacacacacatacatatatatatatatatatatatatatatatatatatatatatatatatatatatatatatatatatatatatatatatatatagcattgagcaatctatatatatatatagattgcTCAATGCTGAGTTTAGCAATCACTGTATTGAGTAACTGTTTTATTTAGCCACactgcaaaatgttttttatttggtCAAAGATCACTTCATGTAAACCTATTGGGATTTTGAATCAACACTTGAGCAAAGGGAattgtaaacattttaattgtgtTGTAAAGACAGAAGCACATGAAGACTTGCAGATGTGTAACTTTTCTTGTTGTTCCCAAACATCAAAGATTtgtagatgtttgtgtattgatTTTTAACAATGCTTTCCCCCCCTGAGTTATACTGTAATGAGGCTGTATTGTGTTTACATGATGGTTAAGGAAATTATTAATCTTATTGGTcatgaaatacacaaaaaaataaaacgtttGTGATTACAGCAAATAACCGTTATGGTCTTTTTCATCTGTTTGCTACTTTAACTGCTTAAATATGCTCTGATATGGTCTTCTTCATAATTACAGTTGATGGATAGCAAACAGTGATTCTAAGATATACTCGCCTTTCATTTAATAGAAGTACTTTTAATTGGATGTGTTTGTCACAAATTTTGACATTTCTATTTCAGGTAACTGGTAGCGTCTTATGGCTGGCaatttcagttcatttaaaaagtTTCTAAGGCAGGTCAGAGAGATACAGTGAGCTCTTGCAGACTATGTTTGAATTGCTGGTTCCATTAGAGTTccattttaatttcagtgtgtgaagagtgctGCAAAGTTATAGCAGCAAGTTGAAGAGACTCTAAGGTCTTCATGACAAACCCTTCTCCTTGTAAAGACACTTTAACAACCAACAGACACTTGAAGGCCTATACCACTGAAAACGTTTGGACTACTGGAAATCTTCGCTTCATCGCTCAGGATCTTTGTACGCCGTCAAGTAGGCGAAAGGGtggttccacagtgtgtggcatcaacTGTTTGCCTGCCCGGCGGCCTGCCACTACATTCTGTAAAGAAAGCTTAtcatgtgattttcttttttatggttATAGTATCGCCGTCAGACTCTCACTCTATTCTTACTCTCAGTTACTGTTTTACAAAGTTGGGGAGCTGCATATGTTTAAAATTTTGCTATTGCACAATATGATGAGTTAAGAAAATCTGCTGTGTAATTCAAAGCAGTACCTTTTTAAAGCTTCTGCTCAATAGATTTCATGAAGCTAGAACTTCGCCTTAACCCATCCCCCTTCTCATGTAGAGCTGTCCAATCACATTTGGGAACCTCCCACCAGAGGAGTTGCTCAGtctaatgcagtttttttttcttttccaattttCATCAGACATTTCTGCTCTACTTCGCTGAACTTAGCTTAACATAATTTGTGTGTTCACAACACTGCACCTGGGTTTGAAAAAGCTGCATTCAAGGTCCAACattgagttttttgttttcttcaagtAAGTTAAGTaagttaaaacatgttttttaaatgtgcatttcTTTATAATCATGTATTACATAGTATGTgataggggtgggggaaaaaatcgatactgtgtagtgtcgtgatattttgtttgctaataatgtatcgatacagggacagcagaaatcgatattttgttacaaaaaggtttttgtggactggaacatgctctgacttcagtgcatgttgatcctttttctgagcaagaatcctgacattccttcactgtccaaatgtgtttcacttttttttttggcagcaataaacatgacagtttacttattttaatttaagacatgttttattttaattaagtttaaaacttttttatttaatgtaaaattatattttgttttaatgtactttcaaattcttcagttgctgaatgtgctgcatagttttcataaattgcatagttcagaatagctataattgtaccagatggttgcattcagttaagttggactagactgtaatacaaaccgttcaagtttgtcaacaataaaactgactgaaatgagagaaagactgagtgtgacactttgatattagataaaatgaatattgataaagtttacttttatgtatagaatctgaatatcgcaaaatattttaaaaaattgcaataatatcgtatcgtgcgttaaatattgtaaatattgtgatatcgtatcgtgggatgcatggtgattcccacctctagtaTGTGATAGTGGTGATGCAGAGCTACTGTTAAATGTAATTACATTCAAGCAATTCTATCTTAAACAAGTCGTTTGTTATTTGATATATGTTAAGtattaatattataatttgtaGTTAAATATTATCACAGAGTGTCAGAGTAAGAGACATTTGAGCTCTTCCCACTCTTTTTTATAATGTTTGACTTACTGCCAGTCTGTACCAGTTCTCCTAGTTTGACTTTAAGTTGGGGTCTATGTTTAGAATACTAATATGTTCACAGTTTTTCCCAGTTAAAAAGCATATGAAGCATATGAGCTGATCATTACTGCACTAAAGAGCGCCAAATCCAAATGTTCtacttttaaattgtattttacaaatcacaaaaaaatcacTAAAATTAACCCTTTGACTCTCAAATAGTTAATGAATGTTAAGGATTACAGTTAATACAGCTCTAAGGGACATTTGTTAAAAATTGCtattatatttgtttaaaagctCCACACAAACAATGCTTACATGCTGAATCACCTTATAATAAACTTAAAATCAACCCAAAACCCTTCTAAAGATATTTCAGTGATCTCTTTAAGGCTGTTATTGAGCTGCTCTATTGATGATTAGTCTAAGATATCACTGCATGAGGTTAATACTGTAGTGAAACTCTTTAAAATCAAAATTTGTGCAATTCAGCCATATCTGTTCCTGGTAATGTAATTAAATCTGTAAGATTATGGGAATCAATTTGTGAACAAATTTAGTTTTGATTTGGCTTTGAGTGGATTTTTAGTGAGCTCTTGTTTCTGAGAGTCACTGTGTATCTTGATGAAGGGGAACATTTACTGCCCATGGAAGAGCATAGTTTTCCCTCTAAACGTTATCATGTCATGATAACCTTTTATAGGGACAACAAAGATGTGTTTCCTGTAAAAGTTAATGCAAGTGGTCTGTAATGTGTGTCAACACTTATGTTACCTCATAGTTGCTATGGATGAAAGTGGAATAAGGAAGAGAAAGGAGTCACAGAATGGCTCCACTGACCTTACCAAAGACAACAAGGAGGTGGTGAAGGCCGTTGCCCTTCAAAAAGATGTAAGTATGAACCAGTGTGCTTGACTTTTATATACATGCAGGTTCCTGAGAACAAGTCTCACTAAATTTTCACACTAAAGGATCATCCTTACCTTTTACAATAATAGAGCCTTGGAACTGAGTACCAGGCAGTACCACAGCAAGCGTCTCTACAGATTAACTCCATAATCATCCACTCAGCAGTGCAATCCAGACGCCTAATAAGCTCCATAAGACCTAAAATAAACTTATGGGAACTGAAAGGTTTTCTCAGGTTAAAATAGGATTATTATGATAGTCGTTGCTCTCATCCTGGAAAAGTCCATTCACACATATTTTCCTGCAGACTTCTGTAATTCTCTTTCTGGCATAAAGAAAAGTCACTGGCTTTGTATCTTTATATCAAGCCCCACCAGATCgctgtttattttaatagatCTTTAAGATTTTACCCAATGTTTGCATCCTTATATCCTCAGGTAGGGCCCTTCTGGGAGGCCGTCTCACATTTGAAGCATAAATCTAAAAGTGACCACACCCTAGGCTTTAGAATGACCTACCTGAAGAGATAAGGCTTGGAAAATCAGTTACTTTGGTCTCttctttaaacacattttatagacttgtttttatgtgatattgcttttttattgcttcttcaatcaatcaatcaatcaatcaatctttatttataaagcacttttcatacaaaaaaaatgtagcacaaagtgctttacatggttaaaagcagctcaccccaccctccaactcactccccacactctcattaacataaacgaTGTGAATACACGCATATcttcccccccacacacacacacaaacacgcgcgCACACGTAATTCTGCTGCGTGTCTTCTTTTATTATATCGGCATTTACAGTCATGGTAAAAGTAACCCTCCATCAATCCTAATTcaagacagtaaaaaaaaaaatccagtcctTACCAGGtactaaaatgatttaaataaacattaaatgaacaacaacacataGCATATTataatgtttcattatttatttaccaaaaactgagccaaaatgcagaagcagtttgTGGACAAACTAAGTACACCCAATGATTCAGTATCTTGTAGAACCACTTTTATTTGccataacttgaagtaattatTATCTTATTGGTCTCTCACATTAttgtggaggatttttttttacctaattttctTTACAATATTGCTTCAGTGCTCTAAAGTTTGTAGGTATTTGTTTATGCAGCTTTTCAATTAGGTTCAAGACTTAGACAGGGAACTTCAGCACCTtgattagtttctttttttcagccaCTTTGTTACAGATTTGCTgatgtgtttggggtcattctCCTGGCTCATGACTCACTTTTGGTCAAGctagctgttggacagataaatctgactctagaatacttttgtATACAGGAGTTAGCGGTTGACTAAATGACTACAAGGTGCCCAAGTCCTGTGGCTGAGTCACCCAAACCATTACCCTTCCACTAGTGTGCTAAACATTTGTCAAAAGTTGTTTGTGTTGATATGGTGTGCCTAAAGGACATTTTTACCCTACAATTTCACCTGGCAACCCATGCAACTTGTCAAACTTCAGctatgctgccatgttctttttagatacAAAATGCTTTTTCCTTCCAACCTTTCTACACAAACCATGTTTGTATAGTCTTTTTCAAATTGCACTGTCATGATCcgcaacatttaacatgctagcGGAGGCCTATGGAAGACGCAGctcttgttttttggggggtcttTTTTCCGAGCACCAAACAGCCTGACCTTAGGGTGAATTTTCTGGAATACTCACTCTTgacaaccagagatgggcagtaacgtgttacaagTAACactttactgtaatctgattactttttgtagtaacgagtaaagtaagggattactattgtaAAAAAGGTAagtagattactgttactttcccgtaagcacgctgcgttactgcgttactaaaaccgtgtctgatgacaatgacgtaagcgagtgcaacattcgtggcaacagctgtgtgcagatcagaTCAGAGAGTATGaacgtgcagcgtttaaagcgtggaagtactgaccttactttgagtttcattccgtaaaaagtgacaaaaacattagcgtccgctactcactgcttcttcttcctcctagcGTTTTTCCCGCTCGGTTGCAGGGTCCACTTTTCTGCAAAGTTGTCTCCACTTGGGTCGGTCAAGGGCGTTGGTCAGATCGGCTTCGATCTTCTTCACGTCGTCCTTGATTCGGTCCATCCATCTCCGCTTTGGTCTGCCTCTAGGTCGACGTCCTTGGGGGCTGAGCCGCAGTGCTGTTCTCACCACTGAGTTCTCATCGCTCCGTACCACATGTCCGTACCACCGCAGCCTCGCTTCTTGCATCTTATCTGTGATTGGCGCGATTCCCATCCTCTTTCTAACGTCGGTGTTCATGACGTGGTCCCATTGTGTCAGGCCTAGGCACCATCGCAGCATCCGCATTTCCATCGTGTGAAGGGCTTGTTCGTGCTTTGCGGTGGCTGGCCAGCACTCGGATCCATAGAGGGCGACGGGGCGCACTACACTCTTGTAGATCTTTGACTTGAGGCGATTGGGCATTCTTCGGTCACACAGGACGCCGGTGACTTGGCGCCATTTCATCCACGCTGCGTTGATCCTGGCTCGTACATCTAGTAGGATATCGCCGTCATTGCTGATCATCGATCCGAGGTATTTGAAATGAGGTACTTTCGCCAGATCTTCTCCATCGACGCTGATCGTGCCGTCGGTCTGGGGGCCAGCCTCTAAGTATTCGGTCTTGTTGGTGTTGAGCCTCAGGCCGAAGTCAGCTAGGCGAGTCTTCCACTGCTGCGTTTGGTATTGCAGTTCTATTCGCGATTCATCGGCCAGGAAGACATCGTCGGCGTAGAGAAGTGTCCAGGGATGGGGTGACTGGAGATCCGCCGTCGCAGTGTCCATGCAAAGGATGAAGAGCAGCGGGTCTGCTgctcactgcgtgggaagaaaacccctaaacttccgagcaagcaccggcAAATACTACCAGggaatgggaaattcacagacaaactcgcggattcttccactgaccgctgcggcacacctgcaccagggcaaacatcagcctgctatacaggtgaaaatagagcaacaggaccgctgagtctttgatttaatttattttctgctgtttcacttgcatttattcgaaagactgagtgtaaacacaaaaaatattttattttatgtgctggaatgcgcagaaaataggtttaaatgtcaaacaaatttcttccactcagagaatgttgcctataatttaatttttgcttgatggataaagttaaaagattaaaactaataaaacaagtttaaaaagagacttttctacttgattacattttgtatgatggattatgcagagaaagtagaattgggctgaaagatctattgctttattacctattcaggttgtaaatcatgtttttaaaaaaaaagtaactaagtaattaattacttttgaaaataagtaatcagtaaagtaatgagattacttttggggggacgtaatcagtaattagttactgattactttttcaagtcaCTGTTGAAAACATTGGGAAGTGTCTTGAAACCTCAGATTTATTGGCAGTAATAATTGCTTCTTTAACATTTTTACTAATGTCTTTCCTTTACAACATTGTGTTATCAGACACTTGAATGCTTCAGACCCACAACTTGACAATGTTTCTGCTCTTAGAAGTGGTCatacttgctgatgatcagttaattgtGTAAAAGTGTATTTGATTATTGGCAATTGGCTGGTACTCAATTCTCACTGAATGAGGTATACTTAGTTTtctattattgtttttgtcacGGCTGCGgggtgagccgtgtggtgtggaggaaaggaggacccaaaatgcaggcagccAACTGATGATATGAGTGgcgtttatttacaaggtggcaGTGGCAGAAACAGGCAACGAAGCATGAGAAAATActaacggaaacctaaactgggagaaactaaagagCAAACCTGAAATCTTAACGAAACGGAGAGTggagcagagagacgcagactaaGGAACAGGATACCAAGAAACACAGCCGAGCC comes from Astatotilapia calliptera chromosome 1, fAstCal1.2, whole genome shotgun sequence and encodes:
- the slc7a9 gene encoding b(0,+)-type amino acid transporter 1 isoform X2, encoding MDESGIRKRKESQNGSTDLTKDNKEVVKAVALQKDVGLLSGICLIVGTMIGSGIFISPKSVLLYSGAVGPCLLIWTACGVLSTLGALCYAELGTMITKSGGEYPYFMEAFGSIVAYLYSWTTIMVLKPSSFAIITLSFAEYASTPFYPGCSPPLIVTKCLAAAAILIITSINCLSVKLASYVQNFFTAAKLIIILVIVGAGIVLLAQGKTENFSNAFDGTATSFGAIGLAFYNGLWAYDGWNQLNFITEELKDPFRDLPLAIVIGIPLVTVCYVLVNVAYFTVMTTTELLLSPAVAVTFGDRVLYPASWIVPLFVVFSTFGSANGSCFTAGRLVYASGREGHMVKILSYINVKRYTPAPALIFNGVLAIFYIIPADINTLINYFSFAQWFFYGLAALALIVMRFTRKDLDRPVKIPVVLAGIMVLVSCYLVLAPIIDQPELEYLYCTIFIFSGLILYYPFVYRKVNWGRKIMRPITMHLQLLMDVAPPEKTE